The genomic segment CCCTGAATCCAAATAACTATCCATCAATGCCTCTGGCACTTGCCGAGGCGGTTTCCGGACTGGCAGGACAGACCTGGCCGATGTTTGCCTCATTTGTTGGCGGTCTTGGTTCTTTTATCACCGGTTCCAATACGGTTTCCGATCTTCTCTTTGCAGAATTTCAATGGGGCGTAGCATCCAGCCTTGGTCTCCCTCATCAGATCATCATTGCTGCCCAGGGCGTTGGCGGAGCAATGGGTAATATGATCTGCATCCACAACATTGTAGCAGTATGTGCTGTGGCTGGACTCTCCGGCAGGGAGGGCGCAATCCTTAAACGTACGGCCTTACCCTTTCTTATCTACGGTCTGGTTGTGGGAATTATGGTCTACCTCATGTCCTTCGTCTTCTTGCCAGGGGTTTTTTAGAGCTAAAAAAAAGCAGATAGGCAACCAACAGGGACCTAATTAGCTAACAAGTAGCTCCAGTGGAACGCGTTCCGCTGGAGCTACTCGTGCCCACTGACCTTGGCGCCCCCCCCCTCACTCCTCAATAAGCAGACATTGACTCACGGCCACACCGTTACCGCAGGGAAGCTGGCCTGTCTGATGGTCTCCGCCTGGGTAGGCGCTGATCTCATTCATCCCCATGGTCATTTTTTTCATACTATCTCCTTAGCCCCGTGTTGTGGGCTAATCTACAACGACTAAATCATCACTCATCTCGTCCTGCTCTTTCGGCCTTGGCCATTAGCGGATACCTACCACATCCTCTGCCCAGAGGGTCAGACAGAAACAGTCCCATAAATGCTTGTTTCCTTGCCCGATTGCGCCCAGACCCTCTTGAATATTTTGCTGAACGGGTCCATGGAGCTTGTGCTCTAAAAAAAGTATCACAGTAGCGGCCGAAGGTTTCATCGGCCACCTTGAGACGCAGACGTCCTTTTGCCTCTTCTTCCAGGGCCTCGGTGATGAAGCTTTCGAGCAGCGATTCGAGGGCGGTTTTGAAACAGGGATGAGGAGAGATGAATCATATCTCTATAGCTTATTTCTTGTGCGGAACATTTTTTTTATGTAGTACCTGTGTTAGCGATTTTACAGAGAGCGAGGGGCGGTAGTCTGCCTATCACGCAAGATTGCGCTTCAGGTCTGTATAATAGCTTGGTCGATGACGAAACTATCTTGTGTGAGTTATTCAAGAGATCTCTTGAAGCGTTTGGTTATGAGGTCACATCTTTTTCTGATAGTCTCAATGCATTCAAGCATTTTCAACAAAATTATGAATCCTACGATATTGTGGTAGTGGATATGACAATGCCAAATTTGACCGGACTCGATCTGATTAAAGAGATTCTACGGATATGCCCTGATAGCAAAAGCATACTTTGTACAGGATATAATAGCACTGTAACCGAAACCAAAGCACTCTCTTCTGCTTAAACCATTTTTGCCCCGACTATTAGCAGAAACAATACGTAAGATATTTGACAATACCTAACTGTTTGGTCTTTGACGATTCAACAGACCTTTATTGAAGCGCAGGAGCGGAAAACAACTCCTGGTAACTCTCTTTTAAGACTTTTATTAATTATCAGACAAGCTTTCTAGAACATCATGGGAAAGAGCAGATCAGCCAGTTATATAACTGGAACCGGTATAAGGTAGCATTAATCTATCCGCTGGGAATATGTAAGGACGTGAAGGGGAATATATTCGTAATTGTTGGGTGAAACCTACTCGACTTTTTAAAAGATACCGAACATAAGTTAGAGGAATACTTGACCAAGTCCTCGGGAAATTTTTGCAGGGGATGCAACTGAAGTATCGAGGAGAAGAATACTCGGCTAATGTAACTAGGCCACAGCCATTTAAACTCAGGTGCATTCTACTACACCTGAGAGGCGGGCTGTTGACCTGCTGACGGTGTTATTTTTTAAGCTCCTTATAAAGGCTCACTGCCTTTATGTAGAGAAGAAAACTTGGTGGTATCCCAGTCAGCAACTTCTTCCTTTGGTTTTTGTCGAGTGTGAATACCCTGTGCCTGTTTGATATCGTAATTGAGGGCATCTTCCTCCCCTCTTACCTGTAACCAATTACAGAGCTGAGTGTCATTATTAGCATCATCAGCTGCATTGGGTGTAGTAAGGTAGGCGATTTCCAACATACGATCGTGGGTGGTGTCGACATCAGCCTCTTTTGCATACCGCTCTGCTTCGGCATATGTGTTGAATTTCATCATTTTTTCAATATGCTCGAAACGGCAGTACTTGTCGAAGGCGATGCACCATGGTGTATAGTGATAATCAGCGCCAAACATCGTGGTATCAAACTGTTTTATAACAATGACAAAGAACCCTTTGACCTTTTTCATAGATGACCTCTCTTTAAAAAATGGACTTCCAGTTGCCCCCTACTATGCTTTATAACTTATATATAGGTTTTTTTGGAATTCATTACAAGTAAAAAAAGTGTAAAAAAATGCTGTCAACTGACCAAAATCCTGTCTTTATTTGGATAGACACGTTTATCGTCGGTTTTTGAATTCTTTTGCATACTGTTTACGCATTCTCAGTTCTCGTTTCGCCCAAGGATTTTCCAATATTTTTTGAGGAGCAAACTATCCTGACACCTATGCCTTCGTCTATTTAGTTTACGCTGCCCTTCAGTATTTGATCGGAATAGATAGCCATTTCGGATTCAAACTTTTTAAAGCGATTTGTGAGAGAAATGATTGTCTTCTCTCGTTCTTTGTTGGGGAGGAAAGAATATTTAATGCTGTTAAACGCATATTGTTTGATGGTTTGGTAACTTGGTTTATATCTCGTAGCTAACAAAACATATTCATGACTTAAGTTGTTTCTCGAAACCCCAGAATCGTCTGTGCATATAACTATTGGGACACCATATGCAGAATAAATCAAATATGGGTGCTCTTGACCTTTAACTCCTAATATAAATTCATTGCTGGTAAAATTAATTTCTACCACTGCTTTCTCTTTAATTGCCCTCAAAAGGTCGATGGCATCTTCTTCATAAGGTAAGTCAACGCCATGGCCAATTCTTTGAGCACCGGCAATATTTACTGCCTGATCAACATGGAATGTCAAATTTTTTGGGCGCACCATACCAAGAGTAAGCTCTCCAGCGTGCAATGCTACGTTAACCTCAGGATATTTTTTTCTGAGATAAGAGAAAAATTGCATATGTAATTCGTAATCCTCGATTGCCACCACGCCATTTTCAGGGCCCACGAGATTAACCCCGACGATAAGCTCAGATTGATCAGCTGCCTGAAATGCTGCATAGAGTGCAGAAAAAACTTTGCTTGGCACACTATTTCGTGATGTGTATGTTTGATAGCGCATCATGAATTGCTCATCGTCCACATTCGCGTTTTCGTGAGCTGTTTTAATTCCTGTGGTAAAATCATTTGTTTTTTCAGTAAAAGTATTATCCCCGTCAATCTTTGATGATTGTTCGTCCAAAAGCGAAAATAATTCTTCGTTATCACTATATGTTCTTACGTTTGTATCAAATATTGGATCTGGATATGAATAGCCAACTGATTTAATCATCGTCTCTATATAGCTGACATTTTCTTTTATGGCTCGCTTTTTGAAGACCAGCATACCCTTTTCATAGCTTTGAGAAACGTATCCAAAATAGCCAAATGTATTAAAGAAATTTGCATCAGGTGGTAATTGCAACTGATAATGGTTGGAATAATCTTTATCGGACCAAAGGGTTAATAGCCTTCTGTAAAGCTCTGCATTAGAACGTAATGCATCAACTGTTAGTAGCGTTTTCGTCTTGTCTTCACTTATTTTTAGTGTTTCCGTGTCGATAAGCTGACTGTTGGCCTTTGCCCAATCCAAATAAGTTTCCACATAAATACTTCCTGAGAAGTGATGATGAATATCTCCGCCCTTAGGCATCTCTGTAAGAAAAAGATTTAGTTGAGCAATATTAGGAGACTGTCCTTCAATAAAGTTATTGTAAAGTAATTCAGTCTTTGCCTCATCAGAGCTGACCTTATTAAGATTCGCCCCGTGGTTGATCTGGGTGCAGCCGGTGAACGCGAAGGCTACAACAATAATGAGTAAGGCTAATTTTGATTTCATCTCTTTCTCCAAAAGGGTTCCGCTATTAATCGTGGCGCTCACTGGCGAATTTCGGGCGAGTCTGGTAGGGGGGGCGGAATATATGATGAGGATATCATATTATTTGACAATATTACAAACTGTTGAAAGATATACTGAACCTTTTTCTTAGATTCCAGAAATCAACTAAGGTGGTTTAAATTTATCAGAATCGTCTGAGCAATGGTTTTTAGCTTGGTTCGTGCAGGTAATTTATTATGGTAAGATGTCCCAACCCAAAATGGCAGCATTTCCTGCTCTAATGCAATAAGGCCATTAATTGGTTTCATTGAGGCATTGGGGGTGCAAAACCTCTTTTGCATAAGCGCCATATTTTTTCTGGGCGGCCACACACTCTCCAGCTACGTAAGAACAGTTGAAGTTGGGATTAACATTATGTATCCGTGCTGTAACTTTTTCTTCAATATTCGAGTCTGCGTAGCTGCTACAGTTGTTGCCTTCGTCCCACGCGCCATCTATGTAATCCGCCAAATCAAATCGGGTGTTGGATTCCCAGGCCTTGACTGTTTTCCTGCTTTTTATGGAAGAAATAACTTGGATGTCACAGGTTACGTAGGGCCGATTAAAAAGAGCAGCAAACCATCCCTTTAAAGGATCGTTATCTTTGTTTAAGACTTTGTTCCAAAATCGCCAGCCATTAAAATTGGCGACAAGATCAGCAGAGGAAAAAATTCCGGTGGTTGTATAACCAAATTTTCCAGCTTCCTGTTCCTCTCCCCAGCTCAGAGCCTGGTCGATATTATTGCCCTTTTCGGTTAGCTCAAAATATTGCCAGCCCTCACCAAAGAAAAGAACCACTTTATCCAGACCAATAAGATGACCATTGATATTAACCACATCACTGAGCTTTTTCAGGTTTAAAGAAAACCCTTCTATGTAGCTGATATCACGGTAAATGGAGTCTTCTAGTGCTAAAGAGTAACTTTTGCTGGTGAGTAAACTGCGTAATTGCTGGTCAAGCGCGTAGCCTTTGAAGCCCCACGATGCGGTAAAGGATTGAAAAATTGCTTTTCTAAGTTCGGTATAAAGGATCTCTTCATCACAAAATTCATCGCCTTCAAGGTTGTCGGTATCATCCAGTCGGGCATTGGCTTTCTGGATTCCCTCTTGAATACGTTGATTAAATATTTTGTTAATAGAAACGAGGCTATTATCAAGTTCAAGGTCTCTTGGGGTGACGCTATCAATTTCAGATGCAAAACTGGTTTGAAAGACAAAAGTACTTATTAAAACGCATAAAATTATTAATCTGGAAGTAATCATAAAAAAATATTTACCTTGAATGCAGCTTTAATCACTACCCCTGGACCTGCCACCAACCTCAAAACTTAGTCTCTTTCAGCTAAGTGCATGGCCATGGTGGTTAGGGGGAGTGGGACGAAGAAATTTCCGAGGAGAGTAGCTGAGTTTAAGCAATAAGTCCAATATTACCGATAGAAAAAAGTATCCGCTAGTAATGGTTCGATCTTAGGGCCGGAATCCTTTTAATCCGAAGTTACCTATATTTTAAAAACTACCCCCTACACGAACACACCTATAGCTTGCCCACAGAGGGCCTCACCTGTTTCTCTGCTCAATAGGACACCACAGGCCCTTCTTTGATACAGACGCCCGGGCCATCTCAACAACCAGACAGGCATGGTCTGTTTCTTGCCATTCTAAATGTCTATAGGGGGTAATTCATACTGTCATTGTTGAAATCTTACAGAGTAGCTCTAGATAGAGTCCTACATTTTGCGCTTAGTTCTTGATGTTGCCTGTGCCTCCAGGGGGTTATCGGGCCAATAATGTTTTGGATAACGTCCTGCAAGTTCCTTTTTAATTTCTGGATATGTCCTCTGCCAAAATGATTTTAAATCCTTAGTTATTTGCATTGATCGTCGTGCCGGTGAGAGTAGGTGCAGAGTTAATGGTAGTGAACCTCCACAAATAGTTGGTGTATCGCACATGCCAAAGACCTCTTGGAGTCGTACTGCAAGCCTTGGCTCATCACCCAGGTGATATGTTATTTTTATATTCGATCCACTAGGAACTTTGGTGTGAGTTGGAGCCAAAGTTTGTAATAGTTGTTGTTTGTTGTATGAAAGTTTCGCGAGCAATGCGGATTGAAAATCAATATCTCTAAGTTGCTGCACTTTGGTGAATCCGTAGCAAAAAGGCTCTAACCATGTGAGGTCTTGTATAAGGGCCTCATCTGAGAAATCCTGCCAGTTATTTTGATCGTAATTAAATAAAGTTTGAAGACGGGCTTGTAGCTCTCGACTTGATTTGGACCATGGTAAGGCCTCACTGCCAGTCTCTTGTATGCCTTTCAGCAATAGAGTGAGAGCGACATCCTTGTCTTGCAAAGAGATTGGTTTAGAAGATATTTTTGCCAAACCAATAAATGTCTCGCGCCTTGCCTGTACTGCCAGCTCTTTTTTATCCCACCTGATATGATCCGAAGTTGAAATAAGGTCGGGATGATTCTTTTCTAGTTCCATGAGAGTTGTTGGTGCTGCTAGAAATATTTTCCCATTTCCTCCTCTAACATCTACCTTGGCAGCTACAATTATTTGTGAGTTGTTCAGACTATCCTGGGCACTGATTCGTGCTTGTCGACCATTCGCCAGTTGGAAGGTAGAGTCCTGTTGAGATCGCCCAATTGCAATACGGTCCGGATAACAAAAGCAAAGAAGATTGCCGGTTTCCTCAGAGTTGATTGTTTCTGCCCACCTGATGCCAAGCGTTTTTCGCCATTGTTCAACTTGCTGTAAAATTTGTTTGCACACCTGAGTGTTGAGGTTTGCTCTCCCAGAATAGCTGGAAGAGCGGTTGCTTAGAGAGGAAAGTGCTTTTATACGATCTCGAATATCTATACCATTATCATGCCCTTGGAAAATATCTCGTTCTGAAAGGATACCGGCAAGGTAACAGCCAGTGAGGCCTAAAGAGAGTTCTGTTGCCTTAAGTAACATGTAGCTTAGGCGTGGATGGAGTGG from the Desulfotalea psychrophila LSv54 genome contains:
- a CDS encoding amidohydrolase family protein yields the protein MKSKLALLIIVVAFAFTGCTQINHGANLNKVSSDEAKTELLYNNFIEGQSPNIAQLNLFLTEMPKGGDIHHHFSGSIYVETYLDWAKANSQLIDTETLKISEDKTKTLLTVDALRSNAELYRRLLTLWSDKDYSNHYQLQLPPDANFFNTFGYFGYVSQSYEKGMLVFKKRAIKENVSYIETMIKSVGYSYPDPIFDTNVRTYSDNEELFSLLDEQSSKIDGDNTFTEKTNDFTTGIKTAHENANVDDEQFMMRYQTYTSRNSVPSKVFSALYAAFQAADQSELIVGVNLVGPENGVVAIEDYELHMQFFSYLRKKYPEVNVALHAGELTLGMVRPKNLTFHVDQAVNIAGAQRIGHGVDLPYEEDAIDLLRAIKEKAVVEINFTSNEFILGVKGQEHPYLIYSAYGVPIVICTDDSGVSRNNLSHEYVLLATRYKPSYQTIKQYAFNSIKYSFLPNKEREKTIISLTNRFKKFESEMAIYSDQILKGSVN
- a CDS encoding response regulator, yielding MLAILQRARGGSLPITQDCASGLYNSLVDDETILCELFKRSLEAFGYEVTSFSDSLNAFKHFQQNYESYDIVVVDMTMPNLTGLDLIKEILRICPDSKSILCTGYNSTVTETKALSSA